In the Oryza glaberrima chromosome 6, OglaRS2, whole genome shotgun sequence genome, one interval contains:
- the LOC127778108 gene encoding plant UBX domain-containing protein 4-like, protein MAAGDAARAPPAAEAQSLVESFCGVTSATPQEAAFFLESHNWALESAVRSFYDSADGDASAAAADAADPPPRQPPPPPPASDGADSDDEDYVVGGGDEDQDDEDYVGDGDGDGEGDDDDDEDAALAAEEAAASDERRRPLKRLKRGQNARGGSGSGKGNARTLSDLGGGKDSAGSEDSEDDEYKPPQELYTGGEKSGMVVRDRSKRKNRADEIFKEAKRKGAKKGSFEARRKSKSFAGTGRLLTGESAEPVAPQSPESIVHNIYFWTNGFTVNDGPLRSFDDPANASFLKSIKNSECPSELEPADKKSQVNVNLIRKEEKCPEPVKRAAPFHGAAKTLGTPSDNNSTPPEATSAAAAASSTETASKTVTITVDDSLPSTSLQIRFVDGSRMVVRFNTSHTIADVRAFIDTTRPGEAGDYTLQAGFPPKPLDDMSKTIEEAGVANSVIIQTA, encoded by the exons ATGGCCGCCGGGGACGCCGccagggcgccgccggccgcggaggCGCAGTCGCTGGTGGAGTCCTTCTGCGGCGTCACCTCCGCGACGCCCCAGGAGGCCGCCTTCTTCCTCGAGAGCCACAACTGGGCCCTCGAGTCCGCCGTCCGCTCCTTCTACGActccgccgacggcgacgcctccgccgccgccgccgacgcggccgaTCCGCCCCCCCGCCAgcccccgcctcccccgcccgcCAGCGATGGCGCCgactccgacgacgaggactacgtcgtcggcggcggcgacgaggatcAGGACGACGAGGACTACgtcggggatggggatggggacggGGAGGgggacgatgatgacgacgaggacgccgccctcgccgcggagGAGGCTGCGGCGTCGGACGAGCGGAGGAGGCCGCTGAAGAGGCTGAAGAGGGGCCAAAACGCGCGtggcgggagcggcagcgggaAGGGGAATGCGCGGACGCTCTCCGATCTCGGCGGTGGCAAGGACAGCGCGGGGTCCGAGGACTCGGAGGACGACGAGTATAAGCCGCCGCAGGAATTATACACCGGAGGCGAAAAGAG TGGAATGGTCGTTAGAGATCGATCTAAGCGTAAAAACCGTGCGGATGAGATCTTTAAGGAAGCTAAGAGGAAGGGAGCAAAGAAAGGTTCATTTGAGGCTCGCCGGAAATCAAAGAGCTTTGCTGGGACAGGCAGACTTCTAACAGGTGAATCTGCAGAGCCTGTTGCGCCTCAGTCACCAGAAAGTATTGTCCACAACATCTATTTTTGGACCAATGGGTTCACAGTAAATGATGGTCCACTTAGAAGTTTTGATGATCCAGCAAATGCTTCCTTTTTAAAG AGCATCAAGAATTCTGAATGCCCATCTGAGCTTGAGCCAGCTGATAAGAAGTCTCAGGTGAATGTGAATCTTATTCGGAAAGAGGAAAAGTGTCCT GAACCTGTCAAGCGCGCAGCTCCATTCCATGGAGCGGCAAAAACTCTGGGGACGCCTTCTGATAATAACTCCACACCTCCGGAGGCTACTTCTGCAGCAGCCGCTGCTTCCAGCACAGAGACCGCCTCCAAGACCGTGACGATCACAGTGGATGATTCTTTGCCATCGACCTCTCTGCAGATCAGGTTCGTGGACGGCAGCCGCATGGTCGTGCGTTTCAACACGAGCCACACGATCGCGGATGTGCGGGCGTTCATCGACACAACAAGGCCAGGAGAAGCCGGTGATTACACGCTCCAGGCCGGGTTCCCCCCAAAGCCGCTCGATGACATGAGCAAGACTATCGAGGAAGCTGGCGTCGCCAACTCGGTAATCATTCAGACAGCGTAG
- the LOC127777221 gene encoding protein STRUBBELIG-RECEPTOR FAMILY 8-like: MAAAALAGVLLLALAAVAGADTDGGDAAALGNLYSSWNSPAQLTGWSAGGGDPCGAAWMGVSCVGSAVTSIKLSGMGLNGTLGYQLSNLLALKTMDLSSNNLHDSIPYQLPPNLAYLNLAGNNFSGNLPYSISNMVSLNYLNLSHNLLFQEIGEMFGNLTALSELDVSFNNLNGNLPISLRSLSNISGIYLQNNQLSGTVNVLSNLSLTTLNIANNNFSGSIPQEFSSISHLILGGNSFLNVPSSPPSTITSPPQGQPDFPQGPTTAPNIPEIPIDQGSDKKQRLRTGLVIGIVIGSMAAACGVLFALVLCLHNVRKSKDGGISESKDVASTFAVNIDRASNREIWDHTQQDAPVSSSVLPPMGKMTPERVYSTNSSMSKKMKVSVTVNPYTVASLQVATNSFCQDSLLGEGSLGRVYKADFPNGKVLAVKKIDSASLSLYEEDNFLEVVSSISRLRHPNIVPLAGYCVEHGQRLLVYEHIGNGTLHDILHFFDDTSKILTWNHRMRIALGTARALEYLHEVCLPPVVHRNLKSANILLDKEYSPHLSDCGLAALTPNPEREVSTEVFGSFGYSAPEFAMSGIYTVKSDVYSFGVVMLELLTARKPLDSSRERSEQSLVTWATPQLHDIDALAKMVDPAMDGMYPAKSLSRFADIIALCVQPEPEFRPPMSEVVQQLVRLVQRASMVRRQSGEDVGLSYRGPDREGGTADAI, translated from the exons ATGGCGGCCGCCGCTTTGGCCGGCgttctcctcctcgccctcgcggcggtggcgggagccgacaccgacggcggcgacg CCGCGGCGCTGGGGAATCTGTACTCCTCCTGGAATAGCCCGGCTCAGCTCACCGGCtggtcggccggcggcggcgacccttGCGGCGCCGCGTGGATGGGCGTCTCCTGCGTTGGCTCCGCCGTCACCTCGAT CAAGCTTTCTGGTATGGGGCTGAATGGCACTCTTGGCTACCAACTATCCAATCTGCTAGCATTGAAGACAAT GGACTTGAGTAGCAACAACTTGCATGATTCAATTCCTTATCAGCTGCCACCAAATCTCGCCTATCT GAATTTGGCAGGAAATAACTTTTCCGGTAACCTTCCATACTCGATATCCAACATGGTTTCACTCAACTATCT CAATCTCAGCCACAACTTACTATTTCAGGAAATTGGTGAAATGTTTGGAAACCTCACTGCACTTTCTGAACT AGATGTATCTTTCAATAACCTGAATGGCAACTTGCCTATTTCTTTACGCTCTCTGTCAAATATTTCTGGCAT TTATCTGCAAAATAACCAACTATCGGGCACAGTCAATGTACTCAGCAACCTAAGCCTTACTACACT AAACATAGCAAATAACAATTTCAGCGGTTCAATACCACAAGAATTCAGTTCAATTTCACATTTGAT ACTTGGAGGAAACTCATTTCTCAATGTACCTTCATCTCCGCCATCTACTATCACTTCACCACCTCAGGGTCAACCAGACTTTCCTCAAGGACCAACAACCGCTCCAAATATCCCTGAGATTCCTATTGATCAAGGTAGTGACAAGAAGCAACGTCTGCGAACTGGTCTGGTTATAGGGATAGTTATTGGCTCAATGGCTGCTGCTTGTGGTGTACTTTTCGCGTTGGTACTGTGCCTTCACAATGTCCGGAAAAGTAAAGATGGTGGGATCAGTGAATCAAAAGACGTCGCAAGCACTTTTGCAGTAAACATAGATAGAG CTTCTAACAGGGAAATATGGGATCACACCCAGCAAGACGCACCTGTTTCAAGTTCCGTGCTCCCGCCTATGGGAAAAATGACTCCTGAAAGGGTATATAGTACAAACAGCTCTATGTCAAAGAAGATGAAGGTCTCTGTCACAGTGAATCCATATACAGTTGCTTCTCTCCAAGTTGCTACAAACAGCTTCTGCCAAGATTCGCTCCTAGGTGAGGGTTCACTTGGTCGTGTTTACAAGGCCGACTTCCCCAATGGAAAG GTACTTGCAGTGAAGAAGATAGACAGTGCGTCACTTTCCTTGTATGAAGAAGATAACTTTCTTGAGGTTGTGTCGAGCATTTCACGACTTAGGCACCCAAACATTGTGCCGCTTGCAGGCTATTGTGTTGAACATGGACAAAGGCTTCTTGTGTATGAGCACATTGGAAATGGGACACTGCATGATATATTGCATTTTTTCGATGATACAAGCAAGATCCTTACATGGAACCACCGCATGAGGATAGCACTAGGCACCGCGCGAGCTTTAGA ATACCTGCATGAGGTGTGCTTGCCCCCTGTTGTACATAGAAACTTAAAGTCAGCGAATATCCTGCTTGATAAAGAATACAGTCCCCATCTGTCTGACTGTGGGCTTGCTGCCCTGACACCAAATCCTGAGAGAGAG GTTTCAACTGAAGTGTTTGGATCTTTTGGATATAGCGCCCCAGAGTTTGCCATGTCAGGAATATATACTGTAAAAAGTGACGTGTACAGTTTTGGAGTAGTGATGTTAGAACTATTGACAGCACGTAAACCGTTAGACAG CTCTAGAGAGAGGTCCGAACAGTCTCTTGTCACATGGGCTACTCCACAGCTTCATGACATCGATGCGCTTGCCAAGATGGTTGATCCAGCAATGGATGGGATGTACCCTGCAAAATCACTCTCCCGTTTCGCTGACATAATTGCATTGTGTGTCCAG CCCGAACCGGAGTTCCGTCCACCGATGTCCGAGGTTGTCCAGCAACTGGTGCGCCTGGTGCAGAGGGCAAGCATGGTGAGGCGTCAATCAGGAGAGGATGTGGGGCTTTCATACAGGGGCCCTGACCGCGAGGGAGGCACAGCCGACGCCATCTGA